The genomic region TCGACGAGCACGACGGACGCGTGGGCCTGTGGATGGAACTCGTGCGGGGCGAGACGCTCGAGGAACATGTGCAGGCGCACGGAATGCTCACGCCAGGCGAGGCCGCGCGCCTGGGGTGTGAGATCGGCTCGGCGCTGGCTGCAGTCCATGCCGCGGGCCTGCTGCATCGCGACATCAAGCCGGCCAACATCGTGCGCGACGCCGACGGCCGCTTCGTGCTCACCGACTTCGGCCTGGGGCTGGCGCGCCGCGAAGCGCCCGCCGCGACCATGGCCATTGCCGGCTCGCCGATGTACATGGCGCCCGAGCTTCTGTTCGGCTCGGCGCCCGACGCGCGTGCGGACATCTACGCGCTGGGCATGCTGGTGTGGTACGCGCTCACCGGCAGGCATCCGTTCCCGGCCGGCACGCTCGAATCCCTGCGCGTTGCCGCGGCCAATGGACCGAGCCCATCGCTGGCTGAATGCCGGCCCGGCTTGCCGGCCGCGCTGCTGGCCGCGGTGGCGTCGGCGACGGCGCCGGCGGCGTCACAGCGCCCCGGACAGGCGACGGCGTTCGTCGAGGCCCTGGCCACTGCCGCGATCGGAGCCGCAGCACCGGCGTCTGCCGGTCGCCGTGCCGCCTGGCGCGTCATGGTCGTGGGCGCTGCGGCGATCGTCGCCGTGGCGGCCATCGTCGTGGTTGCCGGGCGCGATCGCGCGCCGGGTCCGTTGACGCCGGACGCCGCGTGGTCGGTCGAGGCGACGCTCATGCGAGACGGCGAAGGTGCGCCGACGCCGTTGCTCAACGACGATGTGGTGGCGCCGGGCGATCGCCTGCTCCTGCGCTGGCGCGCCAGCCGTCCGGTGTGGGTCTACGTGCTCAACGCCGACGACCAGGGCGAGGCGTACCTGCTCTTTCCGCAGCCGCGTTTCGACCTGCGCAACCCGTTGCCGG from bacterium harbors:
- a CDS encoding protein kinase codes for the protein MRADDDRLAGLLGSVSDGEVIDWDAVVRRMGPAELPVIEALRDVDRIHSFNRGLQRAGASGDPLPDSPGDVPRWGDLLLLERCGVGAQAEVYRAWDPGLRREVALKLLRAGAPGADAGADRSPLLAEGRALARIRHPHVVAVHGIDEHDGRVGLWMELVRGETLEEHVQAHGMLTPGEAARLGCEIGSALAAVHAAGLLHRDIKPANIVRDADGRFVLTDFGLGLARREAPAATMAIAGSPMYMAPELLFGSAPDARADIYALGMLVWYALTGRHPFPAGTLESLRVAAANGPSPSLAECRPGLPAALLAAVASATAPAASQRPGQATAFVEALATAAIGAAAPASAGRRAAWRVMVVGAAAIVAVAAIVVVAGRDRAPGPLTPDAAWSVEATLMRDGEGAPTPLLNDDVVAPGDRLLLRWRASRPVWVYVLNADDQGEAYLLFPQPRFDLRNPLPADSTLVLPGPMAGREVAWTVTSAGGRETFLVVAGPEPVPELEPGASGLAAPDPGRAVAYTGVQAGVIERLRGVGGLAEAAAPRPATDGGAALGRFRALAGRESGVTGLWVREIVLRNPR